One window of Rhinoraja longicauda isolate Sanriku21f chromosome 9, sRhiLon1.1, whole genome shotgun sequence genomic DNA carries:
- the krtcap3 gene encoding keratinocyte-associated protein 3 has product MCGFDKVSGPRQLMKKGIALIFIGHINFIIGAIVHGTVLRHISKPKDHMTIEYSVANIISVISGLLSIATGIIAILASRNLLKVKLHWGLMLSSLLNSLMSLACSAGLFLAVVLTISQGGRNLISGCNSTMVPAISSESMMMNCPFDTTRIYDTTLSLWIPSIVLSIVEGILSMCCFVASMILRGIGPCAQNDMVDRIKEEDPAKGKKYRELETYKLITGSREIQL; this is encoded by the exons ATGTGCGGCTtcg ATAAAGTGAGTGGCCCCCGGCAGCTGATGAAGAAGGGCATTGCACTAATTTTTATTGGGCACATCAACTTCATCATTGGCGCAATTGTCCATGGAACAGTCCTCAGGCACATTTCAAAGCCCAAGGACCATATGACGATAGAGTATTCAGTTGCCAATATAATTTCTGTCATCTCTGGTTTATTG AGTATTGCAACTGGAATCATTGCTATCTTAGCCTCCAGAAACCTCCTCAAAGTAAAGCTA CACTGGGGGCTGATGTTAAGCTCTCTGCTAAATTCGTTGATGTCTTTGGCATGCTCGGCTGGACTATTTCTCGCTGTTGTGCTAACAATATCTCAAGGAGGCAGGAACCTGATTTCTGGTTGCAATTCTACAATGGTGCCAGCTATTTCCAGCGAGTCAATGATGATGAACTGTCCCTTTGATACAACCCGAATCTAT GACACCACACTGTCTTTATGGATCCCATCGATAGTACTGTCAATAGTGGAGGGAATCCTCTCCATGTGTTGCTTTGTGGCGTCAATGATTCTTCGTGGGATTGGCCCCTGTGCACAGAATGACATGGTGGACCGG ATCAAGGAGGAAGATCCAGCGAAAGGGAAGAAATACAGAGAACTGGAAACTTACAAACTCATCACTGGCAGCCGAGAAATCCAGCTGTAG